The Ignavibacteriota bacterium region TTTTTGTCTAAATAAGAAAAGAATTGCAGAGATTAAAGTTCCGGCGTGCCCAATTCCAATCCAGAATACAAAATTCACAATTGGTAATCCCCATCCAACAGGATTGTTGTTTCCCCAAAGACCGGTACCGTAATACAGTGAAAGCAATAAACCAATTGCTCCAATTGTTAACATGGACAATGTTACAGAAATTGCCATGAAAAACTTTTTATCAGGTTTAGAATCAAGCGGTTTCGAAATAATTTCGTCAAGAGTCCTTAATGGCGGTTTTCCTTCTACTACCGATAATTCACGTGTAAAATCTACACTACTCACTAAACATCCTCCGAATGAGTATTTCTAATTTTTGCGATATAAGTTATGTTTGGCTTAACGTTTAATTCTTCCAAAACATGATAACTTAGTTCATGCTCTCTAAATTTATTAACATTTGAATCTTTGTTATTCGCATCGCCAAATTCTATTGCATTGGACGGACATGCTACTTGACACGCGGTTTTAACTTCATTAGCATTTAAGGTTCTTTTTTCTCTAATTGCGTTTTCTCTTGCAAGCATAATATTTTGAATACAGAAAGAACATTTTTCTATAACACCTCTGGATCTTACAGTAACTTCAGGATTATTTACAAAATTTGTTAATTCATTTTCATAATGCGCGTCAGCAAAATGATCACGAAAATTATAAAAATTAAATCTTCTAACTTTATATGGACAGTTATTTGCGCAATATCTTGTTCCTACACATCGATTGTAAGCCATTTGGTTTAATCCGTCAGGGCTGTGATTTGTTGCATTAACAGGGCAAACATTTTCGCAAGGTGCATTATCGCAATGCTGGCAAATCATCGGCTGAGTACTGGCAATAGGCTCTTCCGGTGTACCGCTGTAATATCTGTCAATTCTAATCCAATGCATTTCCCTGCCGCGTTCTACTTGATCTTTTCCAACTACCGGAATATTATTTTCAACATTACACGAGCTTACACATTCTGAGCAACCAAGGCATTTATTTAAATCAATGCTCATTGCCCATTTTTCATTTTTATATTCGTGCGAATTTGTGATACTAAATATTTCATGTTTATGTTCATTCAGGAATTTCGGATTATTCTTGTATTCATCCAAAGTTCCTTCTTGAATAATATTTCTGATTAGATGTAAGTCCTTTACTGATTTATCATTCAGAGAATGATGTTCTTGAGTTGAAACTAATTTATATGTATCAGATGTTTTCGTAACACTCGCACCGCTTAAAATATATTTAAGTTCATTCCCACTTAGCAAAAATTGATTTACATTAACACCAATTCCATCGGCAACTCCACCACTGTTGGTTCTGCCATATCCCAATTCAAGAGCAATTAAATCTTCCGCCATTCCGGGTTGGATAAAGACCGGAACATTGATTTTAGCAGAATTTGATTTTATTTCAATAACATCATTGTAACTAACGTTTAATTTTTCCGCAGTTGCCGGCGCAATTGCGGCATAATTATCCCAAGTAATTTTAGAAACAGGATGCGGAAGTTCTTGCAGCCATCCATTATTGCTGTATTTACCGGTTCCAATACTGTGATTATTTTGAATTATTATTGAAAATTGGTCAATTTGTTTTTTACTTTCAATATAAACCGATTGATCCAGCTTTATATAATTATCTTCTTTCTTTGCAACCTTTAATACACCGTCATGCAGACCTGTCAACCAATATGTATTAAAATCAGCTGCAGAATTACTAATAGCATAAACATTATTGTTAAATTCATTTTTTAAAAAATCGTGATAATTTGAATTTTCCTTTCCGAGCCATGAAAGTAAAATTTCTTCTTTTTGCTTGGTATCGAATAATGGTGAAATTACCGGCTGTTGAAAAGTTAAAACACCATTTCGTGTTTGATGATCTCCCCAAGATTCTAAATAATTGTTTGATGCAAGAATGTAATTTGAAACCTCACTTGTTTCATTCGGAATATCCGATAAATAAATTGTAGATTTCAAACTGCTGAAAATTTCTTTCAATCCCAATTGTTCAGGATATTCATAAATTGGATTTGAATCAAATGAAATTATTGCGCCAATATTTCCTTTTTTACTTTCGCTAACAAATAATTTGATATCATCCAAACCGGTTAGATCATTATCAATCAAATACCCGTTTGAAAAATTATATAAATTCTGATTACCTAATAATTCGTTGAGCAGATTTGCTAAAATATGTGTTTCAGTATTTAGAGCATCGCCGGCATAAATTATAGAATTTGATTTATTTTCGTTAAGCTCTTTAACTAGTAATTTTAATTTATTTAAATCAAGACCGCTCTTACCAGCTAATTTTTCCAAAGAAACTTTTGAAACAGCCGAGCTAATTTGAGAAGAAATTTCGGCTGAGTTTATAGCACCAATTTTTGCGAGTTCATTTAACATCGCTAATAAAAGTTCATTTTGTAAATTAGGATTTAATCGTAATCTGACATCGGCGTTCATGCCTGTTAAAGACATAGAGCCTTCAATTGCATACAATTTGCTTAATGTTTTAGTTTTTACAACATCTCTTCCGGCAGTATATTTTTGTCTATTTTCAATAATATTTCCTTCTTTACCGAGGAAATCTGATTCAAGCGCAACAATAACTTTTGCTTTATCCCAATCAACTGAAGGAATTACATTTTGGTTATAACATTTTTCCAAGCGCACATTCTGTTTTGATTGCTTGCTAATTGATTTATGTAAATTTTTGCAGATGGATATTTTAACTTAAATTCATTTAATACTTTTTTAGATGTTGGCGAAGTTAAAACATTTGTAAATATGCTAATTTCTTTATTGTTAGTTGTGGCTTCGGCTAAAATTTTTGAAATTTCGTCGTTTACCTGTTTCCAAGAAATTTTCAACATTGCTTTAGTTGGATATTGAAGTCTATCTGGATCATAAAGATTTAAAATACTTGCGTGAACTCTAGATGGAACTTTTCCTTTATTTATTGGATCATCAGGATT contains the following coding sequences:
- a CDS encoding 4Fe-4S dicluster domain-containing protein, with the protein product MEKCYNQNVIPSVDWDKAKVIVALESDFLGKEGNIIENRQKYTAGRDVVKTKTLSKLYAIEGSMSLTGMNADVRLRLNPNLQNELLLAMLNELAKIGAINSAEISSQISSAVSKVSLEKLAGKSGLDLNKLKLLVKELNENKSNSIIYAGDALNTETHILANLLNELLGNQNLYNFSNGYLIDNDLTGLDDIKLFVSESKKGNIGAIISFDSNPIYEYPEQLGLKEIFSSLKSTIYLSDIPNETSEVSNYILASNNYLESWGDHQTRNGVLTFQQPVISPLFDTKQKEEILLSWLGKENSNYHDFLKNEFNNNVYAISNSAADFNTYWLTGLHDGVLKVAKKEDNYIKLDQSVYIESKKQIDQFSIIIQNNHSIGTGKYSNNGWLQELPHPVSKITWDNYAAIAPATAEKLNVSYNDVIEIKSNSAKINVPVFIQPGMAEDLIALELGYGRTNSGGVADGIGVNVNQFLLSGNELKYILSGASVTKTSDTYKLVSTQEHHSLNDKSVKDLHLIRNIIQEGTLDEYKNNPKFLNEHKHEIFSITNSHEYKNEKWAMSIDLNKCLGCSECVSSCNVENNIPVVGKDQVERGREMHWIRIDRYYSGTPEEPIASTQPMICQHCDNAPCENVCPVNATNHSPDGLNQMAYNRCVGTRYCANNCPYKVRRFNFYNFRDHFADAHYENELTNFVNNPEVTVRSRGVIEKCSFCIQNIMLARENAIREKRTLNANEVKTACQVACPSNAIEFGDANNKDSNVNKFREHELSYHVLEELNVKPNITYIAKIRNTHSEDV